The Dickeya poaceiphila DNA window CGTGTACTGCCGCCATGGCGTTGCCCACGGCCAGACCGAGATCGTCATGGGTGTGTACGGAAATGATGGCCTTATCAATGTTAGGCACGCGCTGATACAGTGAGGCGATGATGTTGCCGAATTCGTGCGGCAGCGTGTAACCGACGGTGTCGGGGATGTTGATGGTACGGGCACCGGCATTGATAGCCGCTTCCACCACCCGGCTCAGATCTTCGATAGGGGTACGGCCAGCGTCTTCACAGGAAAATTCCACATCGTCGGTATAGTTGCGGGCGCGTTTGATCATGTAAGTCGCCCGTTCGATGACGTCATCCAGCGTGCTGCGCAGTTTAGTGGCGATATGCATCGGCGAGGTGGCGATAAAGGTATGGATACGGAACGCTTCTGCAACGCGCAAGGATTCAGCCGCCACATCAATGTCTTTTTCAACGCAGCGGGCAAGGGCGCAAACACGACTGTTTTTGATGTTACGGGCGATGGTCTGTACGGATTCGAAATCGCCGGGAGAGGAGACGGGAAAACCGACTTCCATTACATCGACGCCCATCCTTTCCAGCGCCAGGGCAATCTGGAGCTTTTCCTTCACGCTCAGGCTGGCCTGCAACGCTTGCTCACCGTCACGCAACGTGGTATCGAAAATAATCACTTGTTGGTTCATCGGTCTGGTTCCTTGTTCTGTTTGCTTTGGCGCCCGGCGAGTAAAAAAAAACCCGCGCAATGGCGCGGGTTTTTATGAGGTGTGACCTGAAATCAGCTTTGGATTTCGCCCACCGGCATACCGCGCACGTGAGATGCGTTTAGTAGTAGGCCTGGTAGGAGAGCGAAATTAAACATGCTGTTTCATTGTCCAATAGTAAGTTGAAAATTCAGTTCTGTTATTATTGGTACTTGATTCCAGTCAGGATGTCAATCACTGGATGCCAGCGCAGGGCAGGGTAGCCCGGTGCCTGATAGATCACACTCCTAACGGAAAAGCAGTGGAAAGGGCTTTGAGGTCGAGGGTGGGCGCGGTAGACTGCCTGCCCAATTTTTACCCTATCATTTTTGAGATTTCAGATCCGTACGCGCATGAAGACGAATTCACTCCCGCAATATCATCTGGTTCACCGCATTCAGCAGCAAATAGCCCAACGTCCTGACGCGCTGGCGTTTCGTGAATGGGAGGCTGGCCAGGAACAGCAACTCGACTGGCATCAGGTAGGCGAGCGTATCCGCCGTATCGCCTGCGGCCTGCTGGGTTTGGGCGTTGATGTTCAGGAACGTGTGGCGATCTTTTCCGATAACGCTATCAACTGGTCGTTGGCGGATTTGGCGCTGCTACATCTGCGGGCGATTACCGTGCCGCTTTATGCCACCAGCGCAGCGGCACAAGCGGCATTCATCCTGAACGATGCGGATATCCGTGTTGTGTTTGTCGGTGGTCAGGCGCAGTTTGATTTGCTGATGTCGCTGCGCGATACCTGTCCGCAACTGCGTACCATTATTCTGCTGGACGAGCAGATTAGCCGTCGTGGCTGCGATATGGCGGTATCGTTGCAGGAGTTTGAAGAGCAAGCGGAATTGTCGGTATGGGAGCCAGTGCTGCGCCAACGAGTGGCTGAGCGGGATTTGGGCGATTTGTTTACGCTTATCTACACTTCCGGCACCACCGGCGAGCCTAAAGGCGTGATGCTGGATTATGCCAACATGGCAACCCAACTGATGTTGCACGATGAACGGTTGCACACCAACGAGCAGGATGTATCGCTGTGCTTTTTGCCGTTGTCACATGTTTTCGAACGTGCCTGGAGCTTTTTTATCATGCACCGCGGCGCGCAGAACGTTTACCTGCGCGATACCAATCAGGTGCGTGCGGCGATGGCGGCGGTCTGTCCTACCGTGATGTGTGCGGTGCCGCGATTTTACGAGAAAGTGTTCAGCGCTATCCATGAGAAAGTGGCACAGGCCCCATGGCATCGGCGCACGCTGTTTAACTGGGGGATCGCACAAGGCAATACGTGGTCTTTACGCCAACAGGCCGGAAAACGCGCCAGTGTGTGGAGCGCGTTGACGTATCGTCTTGCTGATAGGCTGGTGCTGTCGCGCCTGCGTCAGTTGTTGGGGGGCAAGGTCCGTTTTCTGCCGGCGGCGGGCGCGCGCCTGGATGACAACATTATCGCCTTCTTTCAGGCAATCGGTGTGCGCATCATTTATGGTTACGGCCTGACGGAAACCTGCGCCACCGTGTCTTGCTGGGATGCCGACCACTATCGCCTGGGTTCGGTGGGTATGCCGCTATCTGGCGTTGAAGTGCGTATTGGTGAGCAAAATGAAATCCAGGTGCGCGGTGCTACCGTAATGCGTGGTTATTATCGCCGTCCGCAAGAGACGCAGGCCGCTTTCACGCCGGACGGCTGGTTCAAAACCGGTGATGTGGGCGAGGTGGACGACAAGGGTAACCTGTTCATCACTGAACGGCTTAAAGACCTGATGAAAACCTCAGGGGGCAAATACATTGCACCGCAGCATCTGGAAGGCGCGCTGGGGCAAGATCGCTTTATTGAGCAGGTCGCGGTGATAGCCGATGCACGCAAGTATGTCTCCGCGTTGATCGTTCCCTGCTTTGAGGCGCTGGAGGAGTATGCCCGCTCGATGAATCTGGGGTATCAGGATCGATTGGAACTACTGCGCCACAGCCATATTCTGTCGCTGTTTGAACAGCGGTTGCATGACATGCAGAAAGAGTTGGCTCGTTTTGAACAGGTTAAAAAATTTACTCTGTTGCCTGCGCCGTTCAGTCAGGAGGAAGGGGAACTGACCCCGACATTAAAACTCCGCCGAAAGGTCATTCATCAGCGTTATCAACTGGAAATTGAAGCCATGTACGCCGACTAGCAGGTGTTTTGATGGCGATGGTTTTCTTTGCGCCGCAATTTTATTATCAATATTTCACTCTGTAATGCCGGACCACAGCGGAATATTTTTTAACGCTGTGGTCGTACTTCAGCGTTTTATCTGCTTCTACCCTCTTTTAACAGTTGATTTACCATCAATTATGCTGCTCCCTGCCCAGCCGTGGCGTTTGCCTGCTTCATAATCTGGCGTTATGTTAATAAGTTATGTGTAAAAATGTGGGCGATGTTCTGCGAGCAGGTGGGCGTGCGAGTAAAAACTGAACATGCCGCTGCTTCATTCGCTGAACGTCGTGTGATACGCGCGGGGCTCCCCTGTCAATGCAGAAGCGACTCGTTATCTGAACAATAAGAGGCAAACCCATGGAGATGTTGTCAGGCGCCGAGATGGTGATTCGATCATTGATCGATCAGGGCGTAAAACATGTGTTCGGTTATCCGGGCGGTGCGGTGCTGGATATTTACGATGCGCTACACACCGTTGGCGGCATAGAACACATTCTGGTGCGCCACGAGCAAGGCGCGGTACATATGGCTGATGGCTACGCCAGAGCGACCGGCGAAGTGGGTGTGGTACTGGTGACCTCCGGGCCGGGCGCAACCAATGCCATTACCGGTATTGCCACCGCGTATATGGATTCCATTCCGCTGGTGGTGATTTCCGGTCAGGTTGCGACCTCGTTGATTGGGTATGACGCCTTTCAAGAGTGCGACATGGTGGGGATTTCCCGCCCGGTGGTGAAACACAGTTATCTGGTCAAACAGACCGAAGACATTCCCACCGTGCTGAAAAAAGCCTTCTATCTGGCGTCTACTGGCCGCCCCGGACCGGTGGTGGTGGATTTGCCGAAAGACATTCTCAATCCGGCCAAAAAACTGCCGTATGCTTATCCTGATCAGGTCAGTCTGCGTTCTTATAACCCGACGGTTCAGGGGCATAAAGGCCAAATCAAACGCGCATTGCAGACGCTGCTGGCTGCTGAGCGTCCGGTGATTTATAGCGGCGGCGGGGTTGTCAACGCCAATTGTCATCAGGAATTGCGCGAACTGGCGGAAAAACTCAATCTTCCGGTGGCCAGTTCGTTGATGGGGTTGGGCGGTTTTCCGGGTACCCATCGTCAGAGCCTCGGTATGCTCGGTATGCACGGTACCTACGAAGCAAACATGGCGATGCACAACGCCGATGTCATCTTCGCCGTTGGGGTGCGTTTTGACGACCGGACTACCAATAATCTCGCTAAGTACTGCCCGAATGCCACCATTTTGCATATCGATATCGACCCGGCGTCCATCTCTAAAACCGTGGCGGCGGATATTCCCATCGTCGGCGATGCCCGTCAGGTGCTTAGCCTGATGCTGGAGTTGCTGGCGCAAGGCGGCGAGGTTCAGCAGAAATTCGACGCCATGCGCGACTGGTGGTTGCGCATCGATCAGTGGCGCGCGCGTCAATGCCTGAAATACAACACCGATGGCGACGCTATCAAACCGCAAGCGGTGATTGAAACGCTGCACCGTCTGACCGCAGGCAAGGCTTATGTGGCATCCGACGTAGGGCAACACCAGATGTTCGCTGCGCTGTATTATCCGTTTGACCAGCCACGTCGTTGGGTCAATTCCGGCGGCCTCGGCACCATGGGCTTCGGTCTGCCTGCCGCGCTGGGAATCAAGCTGGCGTTACCGGAAGAAACGGTCATCTGTGTTACCGGTGATGGCAGTATCCAGATGAATATTCAGGAGTTGTCCACCGCGCTGCAATATGACTTGCCGATTGTGGTGGTAAGCCTGAACAACCGTTTCCTTGGCATGGTGAAACAGTGGCAGGACATGATCTACTCTGGTCGTCACTCCAGTTCTTACATGGAATCTTTGCCGGATTTCGTCAAACTGGCGGAAGCTTACGGCCATGTCGGCATCACCATTGATACCCCGGATGAGCTGGAGCCGAAGCTGAAGGCGGCGCTGGAGCAGAAGAATCGTCTGGTGTTTGTGGATGTGCGGGTAGACAGCAGCGAGCATGTCTATCCGATGCAGATCCGCGGCGGCGGGATGGATGAGATGTGGTTAAGCAAAACGGAGAGGACCTGATCATGCGTCGTATTTTGTCGGTATTGCTGGAGAACGAATCGGGTGCTCTGTCGCGCGTGATTGGCCTGTTTTCTCAACGCGGTTACAACATTGAAAGTCTGACCGTCGCCCCAACGGATGATCCGACCCTGTCGCGGATGACTATCCAGACAGTGGGTGACGAGAAAGTGCTGGAACAAATTGAGAAGCAACTGCATAAGCTGGTGGACGTGCTGCGGGTTAGCGAACTGGGTCAGGGTGCGTACGTTGAACGTGAACTGATGCTGGTGAAATTGCAGGCCACCGGTTATGGACGCGAAGAGGTCAAACGCAGTGCGGAAATCTTCCGCGGGCAGATAGTGGATGTCACGGCATCGTTGTATACCGTGCAGTTGGCTGGCACCAGCGAGAAGCTGGACGCGTTCCTTAACAGCGTGCGCGAATTGGCTGAAATTGTTGAAGTGGCACGTTCCGGCGTCGTGGGTGTATCGCGCGGTGACCGAGTCATGCGCTGACGCGGTGCTGAAATAGGGTCGGTTGTCTGATGATTTGCTGATTTTCGTACAGCAATACTGGCTTTTTTGATGGTAATATCTAGCCCGGCTATAACGCCGGGCTTTTTTAATTCTGATTGACGTAACTAATAAAAGCGGTTGCCCGCCAGTGTTTTCTGCGCTTAGATCAGTATTATATCCACCGTTAATGTATGGTTATCGGTTCATTCTTTACTTTTTATCCGGCTTATTAAGGGGTTGCCAGTGAAACTGGATGAAATCGCGCGTCTTGCTGGGGTTTCGCGTACGACGGCCAGTTACGTCATTAATGGTAAAGCGAAACAATATCGTGTCAGCGATAAGACCGTTGAGAAAGTGATGGCGGTGGTCAGGGAGCACAACTACCATCCGAACGCTGTCGCAGCTGGTTTGCGCGCCGGGCGTACTCGCTCCATCGGGCTGGTCATTCCCGATCTGGAAAACACCAGCTACACCCGTATCGCCAATTATCTGGAGCGTCAGGCTCGGCAGCGCGGTTATCAGTTGCTGATCGCCTGTTCTGAGGATCAGCCCGATAATGAGATGCGTTGCATTGAACATCTGTTGC harbors:
- the ilvN gene encoding acetolactate synthase small subunit; its protein translation is MRRILSVLLENESGALSRVIGLFSQRGYNIESLTVAPTDDPTLSRMTIQTVGDEKVLEQIEKQLHKLVDVLRVSELGQGAYVERELMLVKLQATGYGREEVKRSAEIFRGQIVDVTASLYTVQLAGTSEKLDAFLNSVRELAEIVEVARSGVVGVSRGDRVMR
- a CDS encoding AMP-dependent synthetase/ligase, coding for MKTNSLPQYHLVHRIQQQIAQRPDALAFREWEAGQEQQLDWHQVGERIRRIACGLLGLGVDVQERVAIFSDNAINWSLADLALLHLRAITVPLYATSAAAQAAFILNDADIRVVFVGGQAQFDLLMSLRDTCPQLRTIILLDEQISRRGCDMAVSLQEFEEQAELSVWEPVLRQRVAERDLGDLFTLIYTSGTTGEPKGVMLDYANMATQLMLHDERLHTNEQDVSLCFLPLSHVFERAWSFFIMHRGAQNVYLRDTNQVRAAMAAVCPTVMCAVPRFYEKVFSAIHEKVAQAPWHRRTLFNWGIAQGNTWSLRQQAGKRASVWSALTYRLADRLVLSRLRQLLGGKVRFLPAAGARLDDNIIAFFQAIGVRIIYGYGLTETCATVSCWDADHYRLGSVGMPLSGVEVRIGEQNEIQVRGATVMRGYYRRPQETQAAFTPDGWFKTGDVGEVDDKGNLFITERLKDLMKTSGGKYIAPQHLEGALGQDRFIEQVAVIADARKYVSALIVPCFEALEEYARSMNLGYQDRLELLRHSHILSLFEQRLHDMQKELARFEQVKKFTLLPAPFSQEEGELTPTLKLRRKVIHQRYQLEIEAMYAD
- the leuL gene encoding leu operon leader peptide — protein: MFNFALLPGLLLNASHVRGMPVGEIQS
- the ilvI gene encoding acetolactate synthase 3 large subunit, with amino-acid sequence MEMLSGAEMVIRSLIDQGVKHVFGYPGGAVLDIYDALHTVGGIEHILVRHEQGAVHMADGYARATGEVGVVLVTSGPGATNAITGIATAYMDSIPLVVISGQVATSLIGYDAFQECDMVGISRPVVKHSYLVKQTEDIPTVLKKAFYLASTGRPGPVVVDLPKDILNPAKKLPYAYPDQVSLRSYNPTVQGHKGQIKRALQTLLAAERPVIYSGGGVVNANCHQELRELAEKLNLPVASSLMGLGGFPGTHRQSLGMLGMHGTYEANMAMHNADVIFAVGVRFDDRTTNNLAKYCPNATILHIDIDPASISKTVAADIPIVGDARQVLSLMLELLAQGGEVQQKFDAMRDWWLRIDQWRARQCLKYNTDGDAIKPQAVIETLHRLTAGKAYVASDVGQHQMFAALYYPFDQPRRWVNSGGLGTMGFGLPAALGIKLALPEETVICVTGDGSIQMNIQELSTALQYDLPIVVVSLNNRFLGMVKQWQDMIYSGRHSSSYMESLPDFVKLAEAYGHVGITIDTPDELEPKLKAALEQKNRLVFVDVRVDSSEHVYPMQIRGGGMDEMWLSKTERT